The nucleotide window TAGTAAGCACCCGGTACAGGTACACACCATTGCCCAGTTTTTGACCATATTGATCGGTTCCATCCCATTTAAATTCGGTGATATTCCTCCCAATACGCAACGGCCCCAATTCAGCCTTGGTAATTTCACGAACGATCTTACCGGTTACCGTTAATATCTGGATTCTGATATTCTGTGGAATATCAGAACCGGTTAAAGTAAATACAAATGCGGTCGAACTTGTAAAAGGGTTAGGATAGTTGAGTAAGTTAGAGATCATGGGTTTGTTGATCACCTGGAATGCGATCCTGTAGTCGAGATTACCCGCAGTATTTCCGCTTTGGTCTTTTGCACTAACCATTAATTCATAATCTCCGTCTGCCAGGAGGTGGGGCTTAAAGGTTACCGTAGCGGTGTTGGCATTATTACCGCCCTGACCCGGAGTGGTTAACACTAAAGTATCATTGTTAAACTTATAATCGCGCGTTGCACCATCAGGATGTTTCAATTGTACTTTTACCAGGTCGGTATTATTCAACAGCAGATACTTAGAGTCGTCAGTAAGCTTCATCACGATAGTGGGCTTACTGGAAATAATATCCCTGTTAAGAATACGCGCGCCATCAAAAGTTACATCCAGATAGGGATTGGTGGTATCTCTTCGTACATGAAAATTCCGGGATACAAAATTATTAAACAGATATTGTTCAAGCTGGTGATGCCCGCCTTCCGGATTCACTTCCAGGTAAGCAAGATTGGTTCCACCGAAGGACCTGGTATCAACCGAAACATTCACCCGAACAGTATCTCCCGGTGCCAGGGGTTTTATTTTAGGAACATTTATTAAATGTTCTACATTGTTTTGATCACGAATCGAAAGTTTAAGAGCCAAACTATCAAAACTATGATCACTCACATTTTTAAAGGCTATCCCCAGATTAAGCGGCTCACCGGCTTCTACTGTGTCTTTCGTGCTGAAATATATATTGGGAGCAATACCTCCTTCAGGTGCTGGAACATTATAAAGACGCCAATACTTTAGCTGATAGGGGCTTTTATCTATCGTATCACGCGTTTGCAAAGCAATTCTTAAGCCTGCATAATTTTGTACATTAAGGGAAGAGAGATCCAATCGTTTCTGACTAACAGGTACCTGGCCAATTAATTCTGTTTCCCGGCCGGTTGCATCTACACCCAGCACAGCCAGAAAAGCATTATCCGTTGATGGAGTTTCAACACTATACCCATCCCAGACTAATGTTTTCCACTCTTTGGCTTTAGGGTAAACAGGAGATTTTACCGTACCTGTTGTTCCATAAGCAGGCACCGTAATACTCACACTTAGCTTATCGGATACAGTAGTGCCAACCGCCTGGGCTAATGGGCCGGGCTTTCCTTTTTGATAAATAAAAATATAAGGAACTACAGAGTTTACTAAATCCAACTCCGACAGGCCGATAGACTTAAGCTGGTGATATAACGAAATATTTCTACCAAGAACACTTGTGTCTGCCTGCCAGGCTGCCGGTAAAATTGTTGACCCAATTTGATTGCTTGTTAGCGCAACGTAATAGCCATTTGGGATAGAATCTAAAAAGCTCATGACCGTCTTCCTGGCATTGGTTGTAGATATATCAAACTGAAAATACTTCACCAGCCTTGGATGAGTACCTGCTATGGGAAGGGGGCGATAGCTACCGTACATACCACTTGCCCCCAGATCGGCGTTCTCGACCGGAGCAAGAGATCTGTTGTTAATTAAATAAAAACGCAGCGAATTTTCCTGAGGGTTGGCACTCCCATTTGCCGGATTCATAATATATCCTCCCTGTATTCCTAACCCATTTATCTGGTAAGCAACATCATTAAGCAATCCTGGCGACCTTGTAATGGCGTTTGTAACGATTAATGAAGCTGTCAGGCTATCATAAACAAAGCTCCCGTCGCTTTTAATACCCATTTCACTGTAAGCATTGTCTATTAACTGTCCATAACCTGATTGACTGTAACCGTAATTCGTTCCCTGCATGTAGGTAAAAGAAGCTCCATTCCAGATAGGTTGCTCGTTAGCATTTGATGACTTATAAGCTACCCGCCAGTAATAAACTGTGCTGTCCTTAAATGTGAAACCGGGACTAAATTCAAGAAGTCCACCGGATGAAATTTTATTTTGGCTAATTTTAAAAGATGAATTGAATGTTCTCACCGTATCTATCTCTATTACATAATTTCTTGATTCGGCAAACGGGTTTCCTGTTGAAGCAGAAAGCACTATATTCTGGCGATTTATTATGGAATAATTAGCAGGGAATACCGGTTTAATATCATCTTCGTAAATAAAAATATCCTTAATAAGTGTATTATTGGTTTCAAATAATTCACTAGTAGCGTTCTCCGGATCGATAGTAATCGTAAACTGGTTAGCACCCTTATCAATCAAAGGATCAATATGTATTTGATATAAGATTGAATCTGCATAGCGTATAGGAGGTAATGTATCCCTTTGGATTATCTTTGTAGAAAGATCAGGCAGCGTTCTCTTTAATTCTACAATCACATTCCTGTTAACTGCCTTTCCCAGGTTAGCAATTTTTGCTTTTATAATGAAGCTCGGATCGGCTACCGAAACAATAGAAGGATTAACCGTAACCATTTGATCCTCGATAGCATAATCCGGCTTGTCATACTGGTAGAAACGTATTGCGGGGTCTCCGTTCAAAGTATACTGCTCACATTGAGCTCTTACATACCTGTTTCCCTCACCACCCTGCTTTGCAAAAGTTTTAACAATTGCCTTTTGCATCATTTCTCCAAGGGTACCTCCATAGCTTGTTTTACTTAATTCAGCATATAGTTCCTGGTTATACAACGCCAGAGATTGGATAAAACCCAACGCCGTTCCCGCCATCATAGCAATACTCCCCCTCTCCTTTTCAAACATAAACTTCTCTGAAAAAGTGGTAATATTGGAAAGTCGGGCCTCGTTCAAAATAAAAATATCTCCAACATTGCACCCCATCATATGGAATACAGGATATTTACCCTGGTTCAAATACCCGGTTGGGTCATCAAGTTTAAAGACAAGCCCTTCGGTACTTGAATGACCGAAGTAGGATACCAGGTTCACTCCGCTATTCATTAGCGATCTGAATGCTTCAGCTGCTTTTTGTTGTTCACCTGCGTTGGTGCTTTTCAGGAAATCAATAACATTAGCACCATATAAAGTATCGGTAGCAATATTTTTAGCGAAGTTCAATGCTGCATATAATTGACTGATTTCACCCGGAACGTCAGAACCGACTATATGAGCAATATTTTTTTTCCAGCTATTGGCTAGCGGATTCGGTTGGGGCAGCAATTTTTCTTCATACTGTTTCACTTTTTCAAGGTAAATTGCAAATTCGTTGCCGTTTACTACAGGTACCCGGCCAATTGGAGTTAGGGGAATAGAACTTGCGCCCTCAGCAGCCAATAGCTTATCTGATGCAGGCTCTCCAAAGGTAGGAATGAGATTCAACCTGCCTGTTACCGGATTAGACTCATTATATCGGGCCGCAGTATACTTTACACCCTTACCAACAATAAACACACTTTTGGGAGCAGTAGAAAAATGGCTCCGGGCAAACCTCAGAAAATTCCTTACACTCAAAGGGCTTCCTTTAATACCATAAGCAAATTGATCCGTTAACTGATCAATCAGGTATATCTTAGCATTATAACCTCCACCAGCCTGAGAGCTTCTATAGGCACGATATTCCTCAACAGGTTGAGATCCGCCCGATCCGTTCAATATGGCTTGATGTGTGATCATTAAATAATTCCCCTGATTGGCCGGAGCGGAATAATCAATAAAACTCCTTGTTTCGAAATTGTTGATCGTTTTAACAGTGGCAGTATTTACTAATACTACCTCCGCATTGGCTATAGAAGGCAATACATATATTTTTACAAGGGAGGGATTAGAGGCATCGGCGTCATATCTCTTTCCACTGCTGAGGTCATATAAAACAGGAGCACCTGAAGTGTTAAAGCCGGCAATTTCCATGTACTTGCCGGTAGCAGTTGCGCCCGGTAGTTTAAAACGGAAATTACCCGAACCTCCAAAATTGAAAATGCGGGGATAGACAATTTCAATGGCGCCAATTTTAATACGATTATTGGCAACCGCAGATATATTTGATACCTGAATGCTTTCTGAAGCACCGGTTAAAGCAGTAACAGGCAGGGTGCCGGATAATCTGGAATAATTGAATTGGTTTAAGGTTGTATTGAATACTTCATTATTATTCAATTTCATTTGTACCACCCGGCTATTGTCACTGTTGCCCACAACGCGCATATTAAGTTGCATTGGAGGAGCGCCAGAACCAGTGAACGGGAATAATCCGGATTGTGGAATTGTTCTTGTTTGATTTTGATTTATTTCATTCGAGGTCCAGCCTTCGCCTCCTTCAAAAGAAGCCGAAATTGCCGGAGTTGACACAGCACCTTCATAAGGCCCTAAATGTATGCTCTCATTGAGATAAATACCTGCAGTATGCATGAAATAAGGCTCCGCAACCGCACCTGCAGGTATGGTGTTAGCTGTGGGTATAAGTCTTTTGTTACTGCCGGCTGCATTTACAGTAAGGAAATAAGCGGCTGTGTCGGTAAACAAGCTTTTGCTGTTGTTAATCTGGTCCAGCGGATTACGATATAGTACCTGATCCGCCTTACCATCGTTGACCTCACCCCAGAACTCTATGAACCCGCCAGCAGCCAAAGCACCGGTTTGACCGGAAGTGTAAATGGGCACTTCTACCCCGTTACGCCAGAGCTGAAAAGCCGAAACATCGGTATTAGCCTGATTGATGGCCACCAATGCCGATTGCGGGATCCTGTAAAGCCCGTTGGATCCCACTTTAAATTTGTAATAGGTTTTGCTATAATCGATCCACTCATTATTAAATGATTGCGCCAGGGCAGTCATTGTATGCAACAGGAAAAGTATAGTCAGCAGCTTCTTCATCGGGTGCTCATTAATTTAAAATACCGAGGATTTCTTTTCGCGGTTCAAATCTAATCTAAGCGAGAATACGTGGGTAAATAATGGATTAGACTGATTGGCCAGGTTGGCAAATGCGTAGTCAATTACAACAGACCTAACCCTGAAACCTACACCCACACTGGGCTGATAGATCCAAACCTTTTTCTGGTTCAGTGTGTCTCCATCGGCTAATCCCTGTTGAAAATTATTAATGCCTCCTCTCACGAAAAAGATATTTTTGTATCCATATTCCAGTCCTACTTTAGGATCAATACTTACGGCATCACTGCTCACAACCGTATTGCGCTTACCATCAAAAGTCAGGTCAAAATCAGTTTCTGCGAGAACGGTAGAGGTTTTACCAATGGTGAATAAGCGTGATGCCGCTAACGTCAATCTTGGTGCGGTAAGCTCTGACGATTTTACCGGGATATCGTTATTGGTGAGATATAATACTTCTTTTTCTTTTTCAGTAAAATTAAAGGTCCAGGTATTAAAGGTACTGGTGATGTCCTTCGCCACTATGCCAAATCTCCATTTATCTTTAAACACCTGTAAACCGGCATCCAGACCAAAGCCCCAGGCCTGCGCAAATTTTCCCACATTCCGATAGATCACCTTGGCATTGGCGCCAAAATTCACCATACTATTCTCAGTCTTTTTGAGGTTTTGTCCATACGATAAAAGAAACGCATAGTCGGCCGAAGAAAAAGTCTGGATATTATTATAATTGAGCGACCCGTCGGGGTTTACCAGGAAAAGCGTATTAGGTATATCATCCACGGCAAACCTCATAGCAGAAAGCCCCAATACCCTTTTTTCATTGGTAGTAGGTATGGCTACATTGGCAAAATCATATTTACCGATGCCTGCAAAGTACTCGGAGTGCATCAAATTTACTTCGGTTCGGCCCTGCACATTCACTAATCCCGCCGGGTTCCAGTAACCGGCCGTTCCATCAGCTACTGACGCAGCCTGGGCTCCCCCCATCGCCAGTCCACGGGCTCCGGCGCCAATATTCAAAAACTCGTTGGAATATTTTCTAAACTGCGCGACAACCGGCTGGTAGCAGATTTGAATTGCCAGAAATATGCTTACAAAGGGTATAAATTTTCTTATAGTCACTAAACAGTTATTAATAATTACCGGTCAGCTCCAGACTGCACATACTTGAATGGCCTGTTTCTTCATCAAACGACCCACAATGGCAGTACCTGTCAACTTTCTCGCATGTGATCAAAATTAAAGGGCTTATGCGAAATTAACATTATCATACAAATCAGCAGCAGAATTAGTTAAATGCTTAATAATATTCGCCCAACAGGGTAAAAACGTACTTTTGCGCCCATGGATTTAATAAAAGAGCTGAAATGGCGAGGAATGGTGCAGGATATGATTCCTGGTACCGATGAACAACTGAAAAAAGAAATTACAACTGGTTATATCGGGTTTGATCCAACAGCCACCAGTCTGCATATTGGCAGCCTGGTACCTATCCTGCTTTTGGTACATATGCAAAAAGCAGGACACAAACCTATCGCCCTTGTGGGTGGCGCTACGGGTATGATCGGCGATCCCAGCGGTAAAAGTGAGGAACGAAACCTGTTGAATGAAGCACAATTGGCTGAAAATGTAGCGGGCATTAAAGCTCAGCTGGAAAAATACCTGGATTTTGATGCATCAAAGCCTAATGCGGCCCTGATGGTTAACAACTACGATTGGTTTAAAACCATTTCGTTTATAGATTTTCTACGGGATGCCGGAAAACACATCACGGTAAACTACATGATGGCGAAGGACAGCGTGAAAAAGCGCTTTGAGGGAGAAGTTGGCATCAGCTACACAGAATTCGCTTATCAGATGATGCAGGGATACGACTTTTACCATCTGTTTAAAGAAAACAACTGTAAACTGCAAATGGGCGGCAGCGATCAATGGGGTAATATTACCACCGGTACCGAGTTTGTACGCCGGAAGGTTCAGGGAGAAGCTTTTGCATTTACCTGCCCGCTGATCAGAAAAGCCGACGGTACTAAATTCGGCAAAACAGAAAGCGGCAATGTTTGGTTAGACCCTGAACGTACTACTCCCTACCAGTTTTACCAGTTTTGGCTAAACGCCAGCGACGCTGATGCAGAGAACTGGATCAAAATATTTACCTTTTTAGATGAGCCAACCATCAATCAGCTCATCGAAGAACATAAAAAAGACGCTGCAAAACGCCTGCTACAAAAGGTTTTAGCCAAAGAGGTGACAACTTTCGTACATGGATCCGAAGCTTATGATCAGGCAATTGCTACTACAGAAAAGCTTTTTGCGGATCAAAACAAACCTGCCGAAGAAATGAGCATTGAAGACCTGGAAGGTATGGCCGGGATTGTGAAATCTACTATCGGCAAAGATGTTATCGCCAAGGGAATCGATATTGTAAGCCTTTTAGCTGATGCAAAAATTACCACCAGCAAAGGAGAAGCCCGCAAACTGGTTCAGGGAGGTGGCGTACAGCTCAATCGCAGGAAAGTAGAGGATGCTCAGCTATCGGTAAGCAACGACAACCTGTTGCACAACAAGTACCTGTTACTTCAGAAAGGAAAGAAAAATTACTACCTGGTTGAGATTATTGGATAAAAAGTTAAGGGAGCTGTCGCTCCCTTTTTTTAACAGTTTTATTTCTTCAGAAAAATAAAAATAGCGCCTATAAAGGTGAGCACAATAATCAATCGCCGGTAGCTGGTATCTTTTATTAATGAAACAATTTTAATACCTAATAGAAAACCAACTAACAGAGCAGGCAAGAGCAAAGCATCGGTCTTCAAACTATCTACCGTTACATTTTTCCAGACGAATACCTGGAAGGGAAGCTTAAAAAAATTAATGGCCAGGAACACCCATGCAGCCGTACCGATAAAATTGTTCTTGGGCATGCGCATCGCTAAAAAATAAATATTAGCGAAAGCACCGGCAAGGTTGCCGATCATGGTGGTAAAACCTGAAATCAATCCCATGCCGGACACAAAGAATTTATTAGACGGAACGATCATTGTTTTCCTGACTTCCAGGTACAACATAATGATCACGGTTATCACAATAATCGTAGCCATTATTTTCCTGAATACTGCTTCGTTCATGTGCTGACCAGCAAAAACACCTACCAGCACCCCAACCACCATCCAGGGAATCAGTTTCCAGAAATGCTTCCATTCTGCATGGCGGTGATAATACTTTACCGCCATCAGATCGGCTGCGCATAATAAAGGAAGTACCACACCTGTCGATGCCTTGCCGCCCAGCACTATCGCCATCAGGGTTACATTCAGCATATCGATCCCTTTTAACCCGGCTTTAGCCAGCCCTATAAAAAAGGCGGATAATGCGAGCAGCACCCAGTTAGTTAAGGAGTAATCATTAAATAACGCTTGCAAAAATATCTTTTTGAATATTAAGTCACAGGATCTGAAATCCTTGTTATTTTAAAGGCTTCACCGCTTTCCACATTTCCTGCGCTACCAATAGATTACCGGCGCCGTTAAGATGTACCCGATCGGTGGTTAATATCCCCTTTTCTTCATTGGCCGGATTATTCTTATCCAGGTAACTCATAAACGATTGACGAAGATCTACCAACGGTATATTATTTTTCGCTGCATATTCCCGGATCCATTTGGCATAAAAATTCAGGTCGCCATCCTGCAAATTAGAGTCATCGTTTCTTTCGCCGATTACAGATGGCGTACACATAATTGGCTGTATACCTGCCTGCTTCATTTTATTGATCATCTTATCATAAAAAGCGCCAAATTTGCTGAGCTCAGTTCCCGTACCGCTTGTTGTTTTATGCCATACATCATTGATGCCGATATACACCACAACAATATCCGGTTTCTGATCGAGTACATCTTCCTGGAAGCGATAGAACAGATCGTATACCCGGTTACCGCCTATCCCTTTGCCTACAAACTCAAAGTTCTCTGCCAGCTTATCCTGCCTGCAAAGACTATCTACCTTCGGTATATATCCATTGGGACCGGCTCCCTGCTGTGTAATAGAATCTCCAAAAAATATTACTTTTTTCTTTTTAACGGGCTGGAAAGCAATAAGCGCAATGGCGGCAAGCGTCAGTAGATACTTCATGTGTTGATACTTTTTTATAGTAAAAATTTTATACTGTTCAGAGAATTTCGTTCTCAAATTAACGGGTACAAGTTTAAACAAAAACATCAAATAACACTATTAAATGTTTTTACTTTAGCCGGATATCTTTTGGCATAGCTGAAAAGCATGTTGGTAATGATGCTATTTTCTTTATAGGGTGTAACCAGGTCTTTCAACCTTTCCGGCTCTTCCACAACGGTATCGTTAGGTATAAATCCCATGCCATAAAACTTGCCCTGCCATACCAATATACAGGAGTTTTGGTCGCGGGTAATACCTTCATCAATGATAACAAAAGACGGCAGACCTTTTAATTTATCGATGGCCGACTCAACCCGGCAATTATAATCGACCACTGTTTCTCGCTTTTCACAAGCTCCTTTGCACAAGACGGCATGCTTGGCTTCATCGTAAAGATTTTTGCTGATGAAGCAGAGATGCGGGCAGAGATTGAAATCCTGAACAAGCTGTCTCAAGGCTGCACCTGCGTTTTCTAGATGATGATAAGAGCTGATGACCTCGTAACGGCTATTCACCTTATCTATAGCCAGCCTTATATATCCATTCTGATCATAATAGCGAATGATGCCATACATATCTTCCCGCTTTTTTTGAGCCGCATTAAAACGGGGCCACAATCGTTTTATTTCAGATGATTCTTTAACAGCAGCCATTAGCTCCGTACCACACTCCTCGAAACTGATGCGGTATACTTCCCTCATAAAGTTTTGCTTTTGCCGGGAGGTAGCGTTATTGCTAAAATGACTGCTT belongs to Niabella yanshanensis and includes:
- the porU2 gene encoding putative type IX secretion system sortase PorU2; translation: MKKLLTILFLLHTMTALAQSFNNEWIDYSKTYYKFKVGSNGLYRIPQSALVAINQANTDVSAFQLWRNGVEVPIYTSGQTGALAAGGFIEFWGEVNDGKADQVLYRNPLDQINNSKSLFTDTAAYFLTVNAAGSNKRLIPTANTIPAGAVAEPYFMHTAGIYLNESIHLGPYEGAVSTPAISASFEGGEGWTSNEINQNQTRTIPQSGLFPFTGSGAPPMQLNMRVVGNSDNSRVVQMKLNNNEVFNTTLNQFNYSRLSGTLPVTALTGASESIQVSNISAVANNRIKIGAIEIVYPRIFNFGGSGNFRFKLPGATATGKYMEIAGFNTSGAPVLYDLSSGKRYDADASNPSLVKIYVLPSIANAEVVLVNTATVKTINNFETRSFIDYSAPANQGNYLMITHQAILNGSGGSQPVEEYRAYRSSQAGGGYNAKIYLIDQLTDQFAYGIKGSPLSVRNFLRFARSHFSTAPKSVFIVGKGVKYTAARYNESNPVTGRLNLIPTFGEPASDKLLAAEGASSIPLTPIGRVPVVNGNEFAIYLEKVKQYEEKLLPQPNPLANSWKKNIAHIVGSDVPGEISQLYAALNFAKNIATDTLYGANVIDFLKSTNAGEQQKAAEAFRSLMNSGVNLVSYFGHSSTEGLVFKLDDPTGYLNQGKYPVFHMMGCNVGDIFILNEARLSNITTFSEKFMFEKERGSIAMMAGTALGFIQSLALYNQELYAELSKTSYGGTLGEMMQKAIVKTFAKQGGEGNRYVRAQCEQYTLNGDPAIRFYQYDKPDYAIEDQMVTVNPSIVSVADPSFIIKAKIANLGKAVNRNVIVELKRTLPDLSTKIIQRDTLPPIRYADSILYQIHIDPLIDKGANQFTITIDPENATSELFETNNTLIKDIFIYEDDIKPVFPANYSIINRQNIVLSASTGNPFAESRNYVIEIDTVRTFNSSFKISQNKISSGGLLEFSPGFTFKDSTVYYWRVAYKSSNANEQPIWNGASFTYMQGTNYGYSQSGYGQLIDNAYSEMGIKSDGSFVYDSLTASLIVTNAITRSPGLLNDVAYQINGLGIQGGYIMNPANGSANPQENSLRFYLINNRSLAPVENADLGASGMYGSYRPLPIAGTHPRLVKYFQFDISTTNARKTVMSFLDSIPNGYYVALTSNQIGSTILPAAWQADTSVLGRNISLYHQLKSIGLSELDLVNSVVPYIFIYQKGKPGPLAQAVGTTVSDKLSVSITVPAYGTTGTVKSPVYPKAKEWKTLVWDGYSVETPSTDNAFLAVLGVDATGRETELIGQVPVSQKRLDLSSLNVQNYAGLRIALQTRDTIDKSPYQLKYWRLYNVPAPEGGIAPNIYFSTKDTVEAGEPLNLGIAFKNVSDHSFDSLALKLSIRDQNNVEHLINVPKIKPLAPGDTVRVNVSVDTRSFGGTNLAYLEVNPEGGHHQLEQYLFNNFVSRNFHVRRDTTNPYLDVTFDGARILNRDIISSKPTIVMKLTDDSKYLLLNNTDLVKVQLKHPDGATRDYKFNNDTLVLTTPGQGGNNANTATVTFKPHLLADGDYELMVSAKDQSGNTAGNLDYRIAFQVINKPMISNLLNYPNPFTSSTAFVFTLTGSDIPQNIRIQILTVTGKIVREITKAELGPLRIGRNITEFKWDGTDQYGQKLGNGVYLYRVLTNLNGRSLDKYSTKDNNTDKYFNKGYGKMVLIR
- a CDS encoding putative type IX sorting system protein PorV2, producing the protein MPFVSIFLAIQICYQPVVAQFRKYSNEFLNIGAGARGLAMGGAQAASVADGTAGYWNPAGLVNVQGRTEVNLMHSEYFAGIGKYDFANVAIPTTNEKRVLGLSAMRFAVDDIPNTLFLVNPDGSLNYNNIQTFSSADYAFLLSYGQNLKKTENSMVNFGANAKVIYRNVGKFAQAWGFGLDAGLQVFKDKWRFGIVAKDITSTFNTWTFNFTEKEKEVLYLTNNDIPVKSSELTAPRLTLAASRLFTIGKTSTVLAETDFDLTFDGKRNTVVSSDAVSIDPKVGLEYGYKNIFFVRGGINNFQQGLADGDTLNQKKVWIYQPSVGVGFRVRSVVIDYAFANLANQSNPLFTHVFSLRLDLNREKKSSVF
- the tyrS gene encoding tyrosine--tRNA ligase codes for the protein MDLIKELKWRGMVQDMIPGTDEQLKKEITTGYIGFDPTATSLHIGSLVPILLLVHMQKAGHKPIALVGGATGMIGDPSGKSEERNLLNEAQLAENVAGIKAQLEKYLDFDASKPNAALMVNNYDWFKTISFIDFLRDAGKHITVNYMMAKDSVKKRFEGEVGISYTEFAYQMMQGYDFYHLFKENNCKLQMGGSDQWGNITTGTEFVRRKVQGEAFAFTCPLIRKADGTKFGKTESGNVWLDPERTTPYQFYQFWLNASDADAENWIKIFTFLDEPTINQLIEEHKKDAAKRLLQKVLAKEVTTFVHGSEAYDQAIATTEKLFADQNKPAEEMSIEDLEGMAGIVKSTIGKDVIAKGIDIVSLLADAKITTSKGEARKLVQGGGVQLNRRKVEDAQLSVSNDNLLHNKYLLLQKGKKNYYLVEIIG
- a CDS encoding sulfite exporter TauE/SafE family protein, translating into MQALFNDYSLTNWVLLALSAFFIGLAKAGLKGIDMLNVTLMAIVLGGKASTGVVLPLLCAADLMAVKYYHRHAEWKHFWKLIPWMVVGVLVGVFAGQHMNEAVFRKIMATIIVITVIIMLYLEVRKTMIVPSNKFFVSGMGLISGFTTMIGNLAGAFANIYFLAMRMPKNNFIGTAAWVFLAINFFKLPFQVFVWKNVTVDSLKTDALLLPALLVGFLLGIKIVSLIKDTSYRRLIIVLTFIGAIFIFLKK
- a CDS encoding SGNH/GDSL hydrolase family protein; translated protein: MKYLLTLAAIALIAFQPVKKKKVIFFGDSITQQGAGPNGYIPKVDSLCRQDKLAENFEFVGKGIGGNRVYDLFYRFQEDVLDQKPDIVVVYIGINDVWHKTTSGTGTELSKFGAFYDKMINKMKQAGIQPIMCTPSVIGERNDDSNLQDGDLNFYAKWIREYAAKNNIPLVDLRQSFMSYLDKNNPANEEKGILTTDRVHLNGAGNLLVAQEMWKAVKPLK
- a CDS encoding exonuclease domain-containing protein — its product is MYAIVDIETTGGYADANGITEICIVIFDGIEVVERYETLINPVHRIPPYIEALTGISNAMVAGAPVFEEVAERIYELLNGKVFVAHSVNFDYSFVRNQLQVCGYAYDANKLCTVRMSRKILPGYQSYSLGKLCNALGITHVNHHRAGGDTDATVALFRMLLEHDTEGHIIKSLKRTSKEHVLPPNVPKTDFENLPYTAGVYYFHDEKGKVVYVGKAKNIRYRVSSHFSNNATSRQKQNFMREVYRISFEECGTELMAAVKESSEIKRLWPRFNAAQKKREDMYGIIRYYDQNGYIRLAIDKVNSRYEVISSYHHLENAGAALRQLVQDFNLCPHLCFISKNLYDEAKHAVLCKGACEKRETVVDYNCRVESAIDKLKGLPSFVIIDEGITRDQNSCILVWQGKFYGMGFIPNDTVVEEPERLKDLVTPYKENSIITNMLFSYAKRYPAKVKTFNSVI